A part of Myxococcales bacterium genomic DNA contains:
- a CDS encoding fumarate reductase/succinate dehydrogenase flavoprotein subunit — MMFESKIPNGPIADKWQNYKDSMKPVSPANKRKYKIIVVGSGLAGASAAASLGELGYGVEVFTFHDSPRRAHSIAAQGGINAAKNYQNDGDSIYRLFYDTVKGGDFRAREANVYRLAQVSVNIIDQCVAQGVPFARDYGGLLDNRSFGGALVSRTFYARGQTGQQLLIGAYSALSRQIGLGRVKLHARTEMLDLILVDGHAKGIVVRNLVTGELSCHMADAVVLASGGYGAIFYLSTNAVNCNISAAYRAYKRGALFANPCYTQIHPTCIPVSGDHQSKLTLMSESLRNDGRVWVPKNLGDTRAPQEIPNSERDYYLERKYPSYGNLAPRDIASRGAKQVCDEGRGVGDSGLGVYLDFGDAINRLGLKAISDRYGNLFQMYEKITGENPYHTPMRIYPASHYTMGGLWVDYELMSTTPGLFVLGEANFSDHGANRLGASALMQGLADGYFVLPYTICRYLNEVKSGAADPQGQQAKEALQSTHDRIDKLFSIKGKSSPDNFHRRLGKIIWDYCGMGRNEAGLKKALSLIPPLREEFYRDLALPGTAKELNLVLEKALRVADFLEFGEVMCHDALMRNESCGGHFREEYQTPDGEALRNDKDFCYVAAWSYQGVGKTPELFKEPLNFENVELQQRSYK, encoded by the coding sequence ATAATGTTCGAGTCAAAAATACCAAACGGACCCATCGCCGATAAATGGCAAAATTACAAAGATTCAATGAAACCGGTGAGTCCAGCCAATAAACGAAAGTACAAAATTATCGTTGTAGGATCAGGGCTTGCTGGAGCTTCAGCTGCTGCGAGTTTGGGAGAGCTTGGTTACGGCGTTGAAGTATTTACCTTTCACGACAGCCCTCGCAGAGCACACAGCATTGCTGCTCAAGGCGGTATCAATGCGGCCAAGAACTATCAGAACGATGGCGATAGTATCTACCGACTCTTCTACGATACCGTCAAGGGCGGAGATTTCAGAGCGCGTGAAGCCAACGTCTATCGGCTGGCTCAAGTCAGCGTCAATATTATTGATCAATGTGTTGCCCAAGGTGTTCCCTTTGCCAGGGATTATGGCGGTTTGTTAGACAACCGTTCTTTTGGAGGTGCTCTTGTCTCTCGGACTTTTTATGCCAGGGGACAAACTGGACAACAGCTGCTTATAGGTGCTTACAGCGCATTAAGCAGGCAAATAGGTCTTGGTCGCGTAAAACTTCATGCTCGCACAGAAATGCTCGATCTCATACTTGTTGATGGACACGCCAAAGGCATTGTTGTACGCAATCTTGTCACTGGTGAGTTGAGCTGTCACATGGCAGATGCGGTGGTACTGGCTTCGGGTGGATATGGGGCTATTTTTTATCTTTCCACTAATGCCGTCAATTGTAATATCTCGGCTGCCTATCGAGCTTATAAACGCGGTGCTCTTTTTGCTAATCCGTGCTACACGCAGATCCACCCAACATGCATTCCAGTATCTGGAGACCATCAATCAAAACTTACCCTCATGTCCGAATCCTTACGAAATGATGGCAGAGTTTGGGTGCCGAAAAATCTTGGTGACACGCGCGCTCCTCAAGAAATTCCTAACTCTGAGCGTGATTATTATCTAGAAAGAAAATATCCAAGCTATGGCAACCTCGCCCCTCGCGACATTGCATCCCGCGGTGCCAAACAGGTCTGCGATGAAGGCCGCGGTGTTGGAGATTCTGGCTTAGGCGTTTATTTGGATTTTGGTGATGCCATCAACCGTTTGGGTCTAAAAGCGATTTCAGATCGTTACGGCAATCTTTTTCAGATGTACGAAAAAATCACCGGTGAAAATCCCTACCATACTCCTATGCGCATCTACCCTGCGTCACATTACACTATGGGTGGTTTATGGGTTGATTATGAACTTATGAGTACGACTCCAGGGCTCTTTGTTTTGGGTGAAGCCAATTTCAGTGATCACGGTGCCAACCGACTTGGCGCAAGCGCGCTCATGCAGGGTCTTGCTGATGGCTATTTTGTTCTCCCCTACACTATTTGTCGTTATCTCAATGAAGTAAAATCAGGTGCTGCCGATCCTCAAGGCCAACAAGCCAAAGAAGCTTTGCAGTCAACGCATGATCGCATTGATAAACTTTTTTCTATTAAGGGAAAAAGTTCGCCCGACAATTTTCATCGTCGTTTAGGAAAAATTATTTGGGATTACTGTGGAATGGGTCGCAATGAAGCCGGGCTAAAGAAAGCATTGAGTTTGATACCTCCTCTAAGAGAAGAGTTCTATCGCGATCTTGCTTTGCCGGGCACAGCAAAAGAACTCAATCTGGTTTTAGAAAAAGCGCTGCGCGTAGCCGACTTTCTCGAATTTGGCGAAGTGATGTGTCACGATGCTTTAATGAGAAATGAATCTTGCGGAGGGCATTTTAGGGAAGAATATCAAACCCCCGATGGAGAGGCATTGCGAAACGATAAAGATTTCTGCTATGTGGCGGCTTGGTCTTACCAAGGTGTGGGAAAAACTCCCGAGTTATTTAAAGAGCCGCTAAACTTTGAAAATGTTGAGCTTCAACAAAGGAGCTACAAATGA
- the sulP gene encoding sulfate permease — protein MLALLEAKKSHLLGRHHWLNNLVSGIIVGIVALPLAMAFAIASGVRPEQGLYTSIIAGLIVSIFGGSRFQIAGPTGAFVVILSTITAQYGIEGLQIATLMAGAILLVFGALKLGSVIKFIPSPVIVGFTTGIGVIIWVGQWREFFGLKEINASHFHIKLMYLIKELPQFHLNTTLLAFASLFLVIFTQRITFLRRVPGPLFALLVVTSLQLIFDFDGIRTIGSAFGSIPQGLPKFTIPSLNLNKCIELIGPAFTIAMLGAIESLLSAVVADGMTQTRHDSNQELVGQGLANIAAPLLGGFAATGAIARTATNIRNGATSPLSGIVHALTLALILLLLAPLATNIPLCTLAAILFMVAWNMSEVKHFIKMLQRAPKSDTAILLITFFLTLFADLTIAVYVGVILAMLQFLRRMAASFEIKQASEYEIGQEFSRLGPQALPPDVLVFSIEGPLFFGAVENFERALQASYTTPKYLIIRLKWTPFIDFTAIQTLESVIKNLHKRKVRVMLSGANERVLEKLNKARIIELIDQTNNFHLFEDALIAVKKLSQGSE, from the coding sequence ATGTTAGCTCTTTTAGAAGCAAAAAAATCTCATTTATTGGGACGACACCATTGGCTTAACAATCTTGTATCAGGGATAATTGTTGGAATTGTCGCTCTTCCCTTGGCTATGGCTTTTGCCATTGCTTCTGGGGTCAGACCAGAACAAGGGCTTTACACTTCAATCATTGCAGGACTAATTGTTTCTATTTTTGGCGGCAGCCGCTTTCAAATCGCAGGACCAACAGGTGCCTTCGTTGTCATTTTATCCACCATTACAGCTCAATACGGAATAGAAGGTCTGCAAATAGCAACCTTGATGGCTGGTGCTATACTGCTCGTGTTTGGGGCACTCAAACTCGGGTCGGTCATCAAATTCATACCGAGCCCCGTCATTGTAGGTTTCACCACCGGTATCGGCGTTATCATTTGGGTGGGACAATGGAGAGAATTCTTTGGGCTAAAGGAAATTAATGCTTCACATTTCCACATAAAATTGATGTACCTCATTAAAGAGCTCCCGCAGTTTCATCTCAACACCACATTGCTGGCTTTTGCTTCGTTATTTTTAGTAATCTTCACTCAAAGAATAACTTTCCTCAGACGAGTACCGGGTCCATTATTTGCACTGCTGGTGGTAACCTCTTTGCAACTTATTTTTGATTTTGATGGCATCAGAACCATTGGTAGCGCTTTCGGCAGTATCCCCCAAGGGCTTCCCAAATTTACAATCCCTTCTTTAAACCTCAATAAATGTATCGAACTCATAGGACCAGCATTCACCATAGCCATGCTAGGAGCTATAGAATCGCTGTTGTCCGCAGTGGTTGCTGATGGAATGACCCAAACTCGTCACGATTCGAATCAGGAACTTGTGGGACAAGGGCTTGCTAATATTGCTGCCCCTCTACTTGGCGGCTTTGCAGCAACTGGCGCCATAGCCCGAACCGCTACCAATATTCGCAACGGAGCGACCAGCCCGCTCTCTGGTATTGTGCATGCACTCACACTCGCACTTATTTTATTACTCTTGGCGCCTTTGGCCACAAATATTCCTCTTTGTACCCTGGCAGCAATTTTATTTATGGTGGCGTGGAATATGAGCGAGGTCAAACATTTCATCAAGATGCTGCAAAGAGCACCTAAGTCAGATACAGCTATTTTGCTCATAACATTTTTCTTAACCCTTTTTGCTGATCTCACCATCGCTGTATACGTTGGTGTCATTTTAGCCATGCTTCAATTTTTACGCCGCATGGCTGCCAGCTTTGAAATTAAACAAGCGAGTGAATATGAGATAGGACAGGAATTTTCACGTTTGGGTCCTCAGGCCCTTCCTCCTGATGTTTTGGTGTTTTCAATCGAAGGGCCATTATTTTTTGGAGCTGTTGAAAATTTTGAACGCGCACTTCAGGCAAGCTACACCACCCCAAAATACTTAATCATTCGCCTCAAGTGGACTCCATTTATAGACTTCACAGCAATTCAGACGCTCGAATCAGTAATTAAAAATCTACACAAACGAAAAGTGAGAGTGATGCTCTCGGGTGCAAACGAGCGCGTCCTTGAAAAACTAAATAAAGCTCGCATCATTGAACTTATAGACCAAACAAATAATTTTCATTTATTTGAAGATGCACTGATCGCTGTTAAAAAATTATCCCAAGGATCAGAATAA
- the icd gene encoding NADP-dependent isocitrate dehydrogenase, with protein sequence MNTPYQDLVPPKKGKAITINNGILDVPDNPIIPFIEGDGTGADIWSASKKVFDHAIKKAYQGKKEITWFEVYAGEKAFRRFNSWLPDDTLLAFKNYLVGIKGPLTTPVGGGIRSLNVALRQMLDLYVCLRPVRWFEGVPSPVKSPQSVDMVIFRENSEDIYAGIEFKAQSTEAKKIISFLQESMGVSKIRFPDTSGIGIKPVSQQGSARLMEAAIDYALREKRKSVTIVHKGNIMKFTEGAFRDWCYALATENYRNEIITERESWIIANKDHNQNLNSEENAKAIEPGFDLMTAEQQQKVISDVESTLEKIYHSHGDGRWKNKLLIKDSIADITLQQVLTRPTEFDVIATLNLNGDYLSDALAAQVGGIGIAPGGNINYQTGHAIFEATHGTAPKYANLDKVNPGSVILSGEMMLRYLGWHEAADLIIKSMNQTIAQKKVTYDFHRMMSEASLLKCSEFAQALCENM encoded by the coding sequence ATGAACACACCATACCAAGATCTCGTCCCCCCAAAAAAAGGGAAAGCCATCACAATAAATAATGGCATACTCGATGTACCGGATAACCCCATCATTCCATTTATCGAAGGTGACGGCACAGGGGCGGACATTTGGAGTGCCAGCAAAAAAGTATTCGATCACGCAATCAAAAAAGCTTATCAAGGAAAAAAAGAAATTACCTGGTTTGAGGTTTATGCCGGAGAAAAAGCTTTCCGACGTTTTAACAGCTGGCTGCCCGATGATACTCTTTTGGCATTTAAAAATTATTTGGTAGGTATCAAGGGTCCTCTCACCACTCCAGTTGGCGGAGGCATTCGTTCCTTAAATGTGGCTCTCAGACAAATGCTCGACCTCTATGTTTGTCTGCGCCCAGTCCGTTGGTTTGAAGGCGTACCATCACCCGTAAAATCTCCCCAATCGGTCGATATGGTAATCTTCCGCGAGAATAGCGAAGATATTTACGCAGGCATTGAGTTTAAGGCTCAAAGTACAGAGGCCAAAAAAATAATCTCATTTTTGCAAGAAAGTATGGGGGTATCAAAAATTCGTTTTCCCGACACAAGCGGGATCGGAATTAAGCCAGTATCCCAACAAGGCAGTGCCAGACTTATGGAAGCCGCTATAGACTATGCCTTAAGAGAAAAAAGAAAAAGTGTCACCATCGTTCACAAGGGCAACATCATGAAATTCACTGAAGGAGCCTTTCGTGATTGGTGCTATGCTCTTGCCACCGAAAATTATCGAAATGAAATTATTACAGAGCGTGAAAGCTGGATTATTGCCAATAAAGATCACAACCAAAATTTAAACAGCGAAGAAAATGCCAAAGCCATTGAACCTGGCTTTGACCTTATGACAGCAGAGCAACAACAAAAAGTAATTTCTGATGTAGAAAGCACTCTGGAAAAAATTTATCACAGCCATGGTGATGGCCGCTGGAAAAATAAACTGCTCATAAAAGATTCAATTGCTGATATCACTTTGCAACAGGTCCTCACTCGCCCCACAGAATTTGACGTTATCGCTACACTTAATCTTAACGGCGATTACTTGAGCGATGCACTAGCGGCCCAGGTAGGAGGAATAGGAATTGCGCCAGGCGGCAATATTAACTATCAAACAGGCCATGCAATATTTGAAGCCACTCATGGAACAGCTCCCAAATATGCCAATCTTGATAAGGTTAACCCAGGCTCGGTAATTCTATCTGGTGAAATGATGTTACGCTATTTGGGATGGCATGAAGCAGCTGATTTAATCATCAAGAGCATGAATCAAACCATTGCCCAAAAGAAAGTCACCTATGACTTTCACCGCATGATGTCTGAAGCAAGCTTGCTCAAATGCTCTGAGTTTGCCCAAGCTCTTTGTGAAAACATGTAG
- a CDS encoding phosphodiester glycosidase family protein has translation MKILYAAIFLFIFSSCTHQFAPLNPQARESLSLEEIDIAGQTLFALQFDAKEYPLSIVRAQNGRETVESICQRSKAKACINGGFFQADGTPAGVLKVNGNLIAYPAKTRGAFGFNRNGQQVFFDQLYKQEKNLLGVYLHDWSKVENIIGGTPLLIRDSKAIFDFSVEQTNERFLTHRFARTGICQLKSHKLAFFIISGSSSLQTAETYKSMGLSIDEFRNVMKNYGCINGLNLDGGGSSTMVINNEIINPLPLGQRAVSEALVIHSRL, from the coding sequence ATGAAAATTTTATATGCGGCCATATTTCTATTTATTTTTTCTTCATGCACTCACCAATTCGCTCCTCTCAATCCGCAGGCTCGTGAATCTTTATCACTAGAAGAAATTGATATTGCTGGACAAACACTCTTTGCTTTGCAGTTTGATGCAAAAGAATATCCACTCAGCATTGTAAGAGCACAAAATGGTAGAGAAACAGTGGAGTCCATCTGCCAAAGAAGCAAAGCTAAGGCTTGCATTAATGGGGGTTTTTTTCAGGCAGATGGAACACCAGCAGGCGTACTCAAGGTAAATGGCAATCTCATCGCCTATCCAGCAAAAACTCGAGGAGCTTTTGGTTTTAACCGCAATGGCCAGCAAGTATTTTTCGACCAACTCTACAAACAAGAAAAAAATCTTTTAGGAGTGTACCTCCATGACTGGAGTAAAGTAGAAAACATCATAGGTGGCACTCCTCTATTGATCAGAGATTCAAAGGCCATCTTTGACTTTAGTGTTGAACAAACTAATGAAAGATTTCTCACACACCGTTTTGCTCGCACCGGTATTTGTCAGCTCAAAAGTCATAAACTCGCCTTTTTTATCATCAGCGGATCTTCCTCACTACAAACGGCAGAAACATATAAAAGCATGGGGCTCAGTATCGATGAATTTCGCAATGTCATGAAAAACTATGGCTGCATAAACGGGCTCAATCTTGATGGTGGTGGCTCCAGCACAATGGTCATTAACAACGAAATCATAAACCCGCTCCCTCTAGGACAACGAGCGGTGAGTGAGGCATTGGTAATTCATTCACGCTTATAA
- a CDS encoding threonylcarbamoyl-AMP synthase, which yields MTHSNCMQLKIDPEFPEPRIISHAVAVLERGGVLAYPTDTNYGIGCAIYETEAIDRVLKLKNLDKCHLLSIICPDLSDIARYAILENNAYQIMKRHLPGPYTFILRATPEVPKMFRSERQTIGIRVPDNPAVLMMTRIFRKPIVSTSTVLNNRVCRSGTEVNRDFGYGLDLILDSGTIETKDSTVIDLSGPYPVVERQGAGDISRIVV from the coding sequence ATGACCCACTCCAATTGTATGCAGCTCAAAATTGACCCAGAGTTTCCTGAACCTAGAATTATTTCTCATGCTGTCGCAGTTTTAGAACGCGGTGGAGTGCTCGCTTATCCGACCGATACTAACTATGGTATTGGCTGTGCCATTTATGAAACTGAAGCTATTGATCGTGTATTGAAGCTTAAAAATTTAGATAAATGTCATTTGCTTTCGATTATATGTCCTGATTTATCAGACATTGCCCGTTATGCAATTTTAGAAAATAACGCATACCAAATAATGAAGCGCCACCTGCCGGGACCTTATACTTTTATTTTAAGAGCAACTCCGGAAGTACCAAAGATGTTTCGTTCTGAGAGGCAAACTATCGGAATTCGCGTGCCCGACAATCCCGCCGTGTTGATGATGACACGAATTTTCAGAAAGCCAATAGTTTCCACATCAACAGTACTAAACAACCGTGTATGTAGAAGTGGTACTGAGGTGAACCGTGATTTTGGCTATGGCCTCGATCTTATTCTTGACTCTGGCACTATCGAAACAAAGGATTCGACCGTGATAGATCTAAGCGGGCCCTACCCTGTGGTTGAACGCCAAGGAGCAGGGGATATCAGCCGCATAGTGGTATGA
- a CDS encoding succinate dehydrogenase/fumarate reductase iron-sulfur subunit — protein sequence MSLVLKIWRQASKDAKGEFVTIQAQDISPDMSFLEMLDHVNEKLIHDGQEPFAFESDCREGICGACSLVINGIPHGPNSGTTTCQLHMRSFKNGDVIHIEPFRAQAFPIIKDLVVDRSAFDRIIQAGGFVSANTGGAPDANSIPISKKMAEHAFDAAACIGCGACVAACKNASAMLFVGAKVSHLSHLPQGHPERKERVKNMIMAMEQEQFGSCTNTLECEAVCPKEINTQVIGQLNHEFMKALVCEK from the coding sequence ATTTCTTTGGTACTTAAAATATGGCGCCAGGCATCAAAGGACGCTAAGGGTGAATTTGTTACAATCCAAGCTCAAGATATTTCTCCTGACATGTCATTTTTAGAAATGCTTGACCACGTAAATGAAAAATTGATTCATGACGGCCAAGAACCCTTCGCTTTTGAATCAGATTGCCGGGAAGGAATTTGTGGCGCCTGCTCTTTGGTTATCAACGGCATACCACACGGCCCTAACTCAGGCACCACTACATGCCAACTGCACATGCGTTCATTCAAAAATGGCGATGTAATTCATATCGAGCCTTTCAGGGCTCAGGCTTTTCCCATCATCAAAGATCTGGTTGTTGATCGCAGCGCCTTTGATCGCATCATCCAAGCCGGCGGCTTTGTCAGTGCAAATACGGGTGGTGCTCCCGATGCAAATTCAATTCCCATCAGCAAAAAAATGGCTGAACATGCCTTTGATGCTGCCGCTTGCATAGGATGCGGTGCTTGTGTGGCAGCGTGCAAAAATGCTTCTGCCATGCTGTTCGTTGGCGCTAAAGTCAGTCATTTAAGCCACCTTCCTCAAGGACACCCTGAGCGCAAAGAGCGGGTAAAAAATATGATAATGGCTATGGAGCAAGAACAATTTGGTTCATGTACCAACACGCTTGAGTGCGAAGCTGTGTGCCCCAAAGAAATTAACACTCAAGTCATCGGTCAGCTCAATCATGAGTTCATGAAAGCTCTAGTCTGTGAAAAATAA
- a CDS encoding succinate dehydrogenase cytochrome b subunit, with protein MQIKHYCCSTIGKKWLVALTGLFMIFFVVAHLLGNLGMFSGPEATNQYAAFLKSIPKILWGFRIVLLAAIALHIWLTIDLTQQSRRARPQNYLHKNNRKASFSSRYMLISGLTVLVFIGYHLAHYTLGITNPEFALLHDSLGRHHVYNMVVMGFSNPLVSGFYILAQILLAFHISHGISSATRTLGLGNHVVYERVQKIGVIFSALIAILFISIPIAVLFGYLPLDT; from the coding sequence ATGCAAATAAAACATTACTGTTGCTCCACGATTGGAAAAAAATGGCTTGTGGCTTTGACAGGTCTTTTTATGATATTTTTTGTCGTTGCTCACCTTCTGGGTAATCTTGGCATGTTTTCTGGCCCGGAAGCCACCAATCAATACGCTGCTTTTTTAAAAAGCATCCCCAAAATTTTATGGGGATTTCGCATTGTATTGCTTGCTGCCATTGCTCTGCACATCTGGCTCACCATCGATCTTACTCAGCAAAGTCGGCGCGCAAGACCTCAAAACTATCTTCATAAAAATAATCGCAAGGCAAGCTTTAGCTCGCGATATATGCTCATAAGCGGTCTCACTGTGCTCGTATTTATCGGCTATCATCTTGCACATTATACTTTGGGTATTACCAATCCTGAATTTGCTTTACTCCATGACAGCCTTGGCCGTCATCATGTCTACAACATGGTCGTCATGGGTTTTTCTAACCCCTTAGTTTCCGGTTTTTATATTCTCGCGCAAATATTGCTCGCCTTCCATATCAGTCATGGTATTTCCTCTGCCACCAGAACCCTCGGCCTAGGCAATCATGTCGTTTACGAGCGTGTACAAAAGATTGGCGTTATTTTTTCTGCTCTGATCGCAATTTTATTTATTTCTATCCCCATAGCAGTGCTCTTTGGTTATTTGCCCCTTGATACTTAA
- the mdh gene encoding malate dehydrogenase has product MTRKKIALIGAGQIGGTLALLATQRNLGDVVLFDVFSGTAQGKALDISQMSSRMMCENKLTGTGEYKDIANADVCIITAGFPRKPGMSREDLLQKNLDVVKQVADGIKTYAPNAFVIMITNPIDTMVYAFHKLAGLTPQKVIGMAGILDSARFCTFIAEELKVSKQDVSAMVLGGHGDDMVPLPRFSTAGGIPLTELVAMGILSQERLDALIERTRKGGGEIVQLLGNGSAFYAPAISAIEMAESYLLDQKRILPCAALLSGAYGVDGLFMGVPVVIGAGGIERVIELKLDQKEQEAFNKSKASVEKVVKELKTFL; this is encoded by the coding sequence ATGACAAGGAAAAAGATCGCATTGATTGGTGCAGGACAGATTGGGGGAACCCTTGCCCTCCTCGCTACCCAAAGAAACTTGGGGGATGTCGTTTTATTTGATGTTTTTTCTGGCACAGCACAAGGCAAAGCTCTAGACATCAGCCAAATGTCAAGCCGCATGATGTGTGAGAACAAACTCACTGGAACAGGTGAATACAAAGATATAGCTAACGCAGATGTATGCATTATTACTGCAGGTTTTCCTCGTAAGCCAGGTATGAGCCGTGAAGATCTACTTCAAAAAAATCTTGATGTGGTAAAACAAGTTGCCGATGGCATTAAGACCTATGCACCCAATGCTTTTGTCATAATGATCACTAATCCAATAGACACCATGGTCTATGCATTTCATAAACTTGCTGGTCTTACACCACAAAAAGTGATCGGTATGGCAGGCATTCTTGATTCTGCTCGCTTTTGTACCTTCATTGCCGAAGAGCTCAAGGTGAGCAAACAAGATGTCAGCGCCATGGTATTGGGTGGTCACGGTGACGATATGGTTCCCTTGCCACGTTTTTCTACTGCAGGAGGCATTCCGCTCACTGAACTGGTTGCTATGGGTATCTTGAGTCAAGAGAGACTCGATGCTTTAATAGAGCGTACACGCAAAGGCGGCGGTGAAATTGTTCAATTGCTCGGTAACGGTTCTGCTTTTTACGCTCCTGCAATCTCGGCCATTGAAATGGCTGAAAGTTATCTTTTAGATCAAAAACGTATACTTCCATGTGCTGCCCTTTTGAGTGGAGCATACGGCGTTGATGGTTTGTTTATGGGGGTTCCCGTCGTTATCGGAGCTGGGGGGATAGAACGGGTTATAGAGCTCAAACTCGACCAAAAAGAGCAAGAAGCTTTTAATAAATCCAAGGCCTCGGTTGAAAAAGTGGTTAAAGAATTAAAGACTTTTTTGTAG
- the guaB gene encoding IMP dehydrogenase has product MKFEIPQAFTFSDVSLIPHYSEILPSEVDIKINLAQKLTLNAPIMSAAMDTVTTASMAIAMAQVGGLGIIHKNMSIGKQAQEVYRVKKYEAWVINNPITITPDATIAQAKALVKEQCVSGFPVVSSEGELLGMLTARDIRFAERSSHLVRDVMSRDLVIARQKSDTNHCLSLMKQKRVEKLPLVDEENKLTGLVTIKDIHKAFTFPDAVRDQRGRLCCGAALGCTPDLEERAHALVQAGADVLVIDAAHGHSMNVGRAVQQLRTWFKEHLIIAGNVVTKEGAQFLSESGADAVKVGVGPGSICTTRVVAGVGIPQLSAIMSIGFDAKKRGYSVIADGGLQFSGDITKALAAGAHAVMTGSLLAGTKEAPGERLFYGGREFKVYRGMGSTGAMREGSKDRYGQSQVEDAKKLVPEGIEGRIPYRGSVSETIFQLMGGLRAGMGYLGASSIDELQKNAQFIRVTPAGLREGHVHDITITKEASNYNFQD; this is encoded by the coding sequence ATGAAATTTGAAATACCCCAAGCCTTCACTTTTAGCGATGTAAGTTTGATTCCCCATTACTCTGAAATATTGCCAAGTGAAGTTGATATAAAAATTAACCTCGCTCAAAAATTAACGCTCAATGCGCCCATCATGAGTGCAGCGATGGATACAGTGACAACTGCTTCTATGGCTATTGCCATGGCGCAGGTGGGCGGTTTGGGTATTATTCATAAAAATATGTCTATAGGGAAACAAGCTCAAGAAGTTTATCGAGTCAAGAAATATGAAGCCTGGGTTATCAATAATCCTATTACCATCACACCCGATGCGACCATCGCTCAGGCTAAAGCTTTAGTAAAAGAACAATGTGTCAGCGGTTTCCCTGTAGTGTCGAGCGAAGGCGAGCTACTCGGTATGCTTACTGCTCGCGATATTCGTTTTGCAGAAAGGTCGAGCCATTTAGTGCGCGATGTTATGAGTAGAGATTTAGTGATTGCACGGCAAAAATCTGATACTAATCACTGCTTGAGCTTAATGAAACAAAAGCGAGTTGAAAAACTGCCCTTGGTGGATGAGGAAAACAAACTCACAGGCCTGGTAACCATAAAAGATATTCATAAAGCTTTTACTTTTCCTGATGCAGTCCGCGATCAGCGAGGACGTTTGTGCTGTGGAGCTGCACTAGGCTGCACACCCGACCTAGAAGAACGAGCACATGCATTGGTGCAGGCTGGAGCAGATGTTTTAGTGATCGATGCCGCTCATGGGCATTCTATGAATGTTGGAAGAGCAGTTCAACAGCTGCGTACTTGGTTTAAGGAGCACTTGATCATTGCAGGCAATGTGGTGACCAAAGAAGGTGCACAATTTTTATCTGAATCGGGTGCAGATGCCGTAAAAGTTGGTGTTGGTCCTGGCTCAATTTGCACTACACGAGTGGTTGCAGGTGTGGGTATTCCTCAGTTGAGCGCTATTATGTCCATTGGTTTCGATGCCAAAAAACGAGGCTATTCAGTGATTGCAGATGGTGGTTTGCAATTTTCTGGTGATATTACCAAAGCGCTTGCAGCGGGTGCACATGCGGTAATGACGGGATCATTGCTTGCTGGAACCAAAGAAGCTCCCGGAGAGCGCCTTTTTTATGGTGGACGAGAATTTAAGGTGTATCGCGGTATGGGAAGCACCGGAGCTATGCGTGAAGGCTCGAAAGATCGCTATGGGCAATCTCAGGTTGAAGATGCAAAAAAATTGGTTCCCGAAGGCATAGAAGGTCGCATACCTTATCGTGGAAGTGTATCCGAAACAATATTTCAGTTGATGGGCGGTTTGCGTGCAGGTATGGGATATCTTGGAGCATCATCCATAGATGAGTTGCAAAAAAATGCCCAGTTCATTCGGGTAACACCAGCAGGACTTCGTGAAGGTCATGTTCACGATATAACCATTACCAAAGAAGCCTCGAATTATAATTTTCAAGATTAG